The DNA window tcccacttcctgtggattttttctcaggtttttgcctgccatatgagttctgttatactcacagacatcattcaaacagttttagaaacgtcagtgttttctatccaatactaataataatatgcatatattagcatctgggactgagtaggaggcagtttactctgttctgctcacgctattcatccaaaagtgaaaatgctgccccctatcccaaataagttattttgtggaatttctttcagtcttattgtgtttgagccaatcagttgtgttacagggtaggggtggtatacagaatacagtcctatttggtaaaagaccaagtccatattatggcaagaacagctcaaataagcaaagagaaacaacagtccatcattactttaagacatgaaggtcagtcaatacggaacatttcaagaactttgaaagtgtcttcaagtgcagtcaaaaaaaacatcaagcgctatgatgaaacgatctcatgaggaccgccacaggaaaggaagatccagagttccctctgctgcagaggataagttcattagttaccagcctcagaaattgcagcccaaataactgctttgagttcaagtaacagacatctcaacatcaacttttcagaggaaactgcatgaaaatcaggccttcatggtcaaattgctgcaaagaaactactactaaaggacaccaataataagaagagacttgcttgggccgagAAACAcgacaatggacattagaccggtggaaatctgtcctttggtctgacgagtccaaatGTTCGATTTTTTTTACCCCAAccgctgtctttgtgagatgcagagtaggtgaaccaatgatctccgcatgtgtggttcccactgtgaagcatggaggaggtgtggtggtgctttgttggtgacactgtgatttatttagaattcaaggcacgcttaaccagcatggctaccaaagtATTCCGCAGcgttacgccatcccatctagtttgctcttagttggactatcatttgttttcaacaggacaatgacccaacacacctccaggctgtttaagggctatttgaccaaggaggagagtgaaggagtgctgcatctgatgatctggcctccacaatcacccaacctcaacccaattcagatggtttgggatgagttggactgcagaataaaggaaaagcagccaacaagtgctcagcatatgtgtgaactccttcaagactgttggaaaagcattccaggtgaagctggttgagagaataccaagtgtgtgcagagctgtcatcaaggcaaagggtggctactttgaaaaatctaaaatatattttgatttacttCACCCttttcggttactacatgattccatgtgttatttcatagattttatgtcttctattattctactatgtagaaaatagtcaaataaagaaaaacccttgaatgaaggtgtccaagcttttgactggtactgtacatacatcaTGCATAAAACATATTGATtctaaaaataaatacagtacacTGTCACACAATGTTTTCTGATCTCTGTTCTGAAAATAAGTACTACCATGATcacaaacaaataattaaagattaACTATCACAATATCAAAATGCATGAAATACCTATATCTTGGATCAAGGGCATCTACAAAAAAAGAATAAATAAAGAACAAGTAATTTGAGCTTGTTTACATGGAAACATGGGAGCGATGTTCCACCAACCAGTTCACCTGTGAAACCCAAAGCAGTGTCCTCCGTTTATGGAACACGCCAACAGAAAACACTGGTAGTTCTCACAAATACATCTGCCTACGTAGGACATTTACAGAGAAAGCCACCTGACCAGTCCTACTTCAAGTCATTGTTGTGTGTCAATTCTCATGAGGCCTCCTCCCAGCCAGGTGAAGTGCTGATAGTTAGAGTATCAGCGTGAGTGAGAGAGGTGACGTACCCCTGGCCCTGTCTTGCTGTGGGAAACCTGGTGCCTCTTCATGGTGTCTTTGAGTTTGAAGGTCTGTCCACAGTCAGTACATTGAAAGGGTCTCTCCCAGGAGTggatgcgtgtgtgtttgttgagGGTGCGGCGGTGGCAGAAGGCCTTCCCACACACCCCACAGACGAAGGGCCTCGCTCCCGTGTGAATGTTCCTGTGCTCCTCCAGGTTCCTCTGCTGGGCGAAGCAGCAGCCACAGTCTGGGCACTGATGGGAGGGCGAGGGTGATGGCTGGCGAGTGTGGAAGGAGGGTGAAGGAACACCCGAGAGGGTCCTCCAGGTCAACTGTCCATCTTCAGAGATTAGTCTTGTGCACCTGGCAGTAAGCTCAGTCTCGTCACTAGAAGCATTACTCCGCAGTCCGTCTATCACTGGGCTGTCCTGGACATGTGGATGATAGGCATCAGGAGCTAGGGGTGGGGGTGACTGTGGGGAGGGGATCTGACTGGACACTGTGGGTGTTGGATGTGTGTacatggtggaggagagagggttgTTTCTGGGAAGGAAGATGTAAGGTGTGTCCACAGACATGCTTTCATGTTCTGTTGTTCTCACAGACATTTGGATGGGCTCTGGAGGAGCACTCTCCTGATGCCAGTCAGGATCTTCCACTTCCTGCTTACACACAAAGATGGACCCTTCCTCTGGGACCCTCTTATGCTCGTCCTGCTCCTCCTGATAGCTGGTCATCCCCACGTCAGGAATCTCCAGGCTGAAATGGACAGCCTCCAGTTTAACTGTCTCCAGCTGGTTGAGAAATGACTTGGTCAAAGCATCTGGCTGATCACTGGTGCTCTGCATCTTGACACTCCTTTAAatcaaaaaaatgaaatacaatcAAGGGCACTTACATTTCAAGAGATAAAGGTTAATCATAGTGAATCGTTGTTGTGATATGAATGTGACTAAACAATTAAAAACTTAAAACACTGAGGATGATAGAATAACTGAAGATACGATAAGATCAATAGCAGCCACACATTGACCTACCCTTGTTCATGTACCTCTGTTGAGCTctgtgctgtgtctgtctgtgtaggggCAGGCGAGGAGACGGTGAAGACCCCAGACCGAAGCCGCTGCTCAGCCATGCTGATTGCTTCCTCCATATCCCTGGGCTGCTGCTTCTGCACCCAGGCACCAGCCTCCTTTGGCAATAGGGACAGAAACTGCTCCATGGCAACACACTGCTCTACTTGTGCAGCAGTCCTTAGGTCAGGCCTAAGCCAGTGCTTAGCAGCTGAGTCAAGCCTCTGCCCCAGCTCTCTGGCTCCCTTCTGGGTGTCGTACCTCAGGGACAGGAAGTCCTGCCTGCTCTTGTCCTCCACAGTCCACATCTGTCCCTGTACCCTGGTCTGGGAGGCATTAGTCAACCCCTGGGGTCTGATCGGTTGACTCTTCTTCTGTGTCTCCTCTTGCAGCAGCCCAGCCAGCCTAGCAACCCAGTCCTCTGGGTCTTTATCTCTCCCTGTTGTCATCCCAGGCCTTCTCTGTTCCGCTTCATCCTGCGGTGAAGACCGGTCAAGGGTTTTGGTTAAACCATCCTTGACCAGCTGGCTGAGGACCTTTTCCTGGATCTCCCCCTGTCTGGTCAGTGCTTTCAGCTGTTGTTTATGCACATCCAGCAGGGACACCAGGAACTCAACTACATTCATATTGATTGCAGGTGCCTATGGTGAGAGCAGTCAAATAAATGGACTACTGGATCACAAAGGCATATATTACCCCAAAATCATTGCTAGCTAATTATTAGAGTCAAATTTCCAGTAGCTTCACTGCAACATAACTAGTTAGCAAGGTGGACAACGTTAAGTGGGAGATTTAaacgttttttgttttttttaaacgacAGCAAAATGATATTATCTGAAAAGGTATTACACAGAATAAAACATAACTCAAAGTAATAGAATTTACCTGTGATTGTTAATTACTCGCCGTGGACgtttcagtagctagctagctacacataaTATTTTGACAACAATGGACGAGAGGAATGTTTACAATGTTACACCACACAGGCGTCGTCACAATCAAATGGTACCCCCGGAAACAATATAAAACTGTTTACGTAACGTTATCTAGCTAACTGTAGACTAACTTGCACGAAATACAATACGAGTAAAATACCAAAAGAAGCCTTAGCCTCACGGTCAGTAACGTTATTTTTCTACCTGTGGTTTTGGTCAGCTTGATAGTCGGTGAAAGTTGTCTATAGCCTTTCTGGTAACGTTAACTTAGCTAGACTACTGAACTgcgctaacgttagctggttagCTAGGCCAGTTAGCTAACGTTATCCCTCATCCAGAGATACATTTAAATGAGTTAGCTAGCCAGATGTACAGCCTTTTAAACTTTCACAACCTCTTAGATCACGTGTTAGAAACATAGCCAATCAAGGCTTAGGTGGCTATCAGCATTGTATTTTCACAGAATGTATTATAAAGTTACATCCAAGTTATCGTCATTGTCCAGTGGCACAATCATTACCAAATGTTTATAATCATAGAGACTCCAAGAGTGGAACCATGGAAGTGGTGCGGTTATTTACAGACCTACTAGCAGTGCACAGACAGCAGCTACAAGCCCTGACTGTACAGGGAGAGATCCAGACTCTATGGTACAGTTACTGGAGAATGAGGTGCTCAGGAGAATGGAGCCCAATGTGAAGCTGGAGGAAGTGGCGGATCAAGCCTGGGCCCAGTCAGGGCAGAACAGAGACTACAGCAGCAGGGCTTCAGCTCTATAAGGTACGACCCAGAGAGACCGCCCAGGGAGCTGGGGAAAGGGCTGGAGAGTGCTGCCCATTACTGTCTCCGAGGAGGACAGCTGTGGATGTGGTGAGGTGTGTggccctgcagagttctgtatccCTTCTCCCCAAAGACGTTGGAGACTGAGTGCTGAAACAGTGCCCCCAGGAGATGGAGGAAACTATCTGCATGGCTAAGGAGTACCTGAACAACACACCTGGGGAGTAGAGCAGTGAGATGGACAACCACTCTGATGGAGGGGTACTCTGTAGACCAACAGAGAGAAGAAACAGCAGGGTATGGACAGATCATGTTTTGAGTATTTCTTACACTCATATGTTGCCTACAAATATTGTGGGTTTATTGGAATGCATTTGTTGATATGtctatttcaatttattttcagACATGCAGAACCTAAAGTTAACTGTGAGAAGATTAAAGTCACAGGACTGTGCCCAAGGTTGTTTCTGAAGAGGATAGATGTGTCGAGTCTGCCTGTACTTTAGTTTCAATATAGATGCCAGACATCTGGATGGCATTTACAGTGAGGATAGGAGACTTGATGGGGAAGATGATTTTGCTGAACATGAGGACTGGGTTAAGGAGGAGATAAAATACAATAGCCAGTCTGAAGTAAAGGTTGAGATCGGGTCAGCCTCTGAGATGGGACAGTCTATTGACATGGCTAGAAATACTGAGAAGGTTGAG is part of the Oncorhynchus clarkii lewisi isolate Uvic-CL-2024 chromosome 10, UVic_Ocla_1.0, whole genome shotgun sequence genome and encodes:
- the LOC139418378 gene encoding zinc finger and SCAN domain-containing protein 23-like, whose amino-acid sequence is MNVVEFLVSLLDVHKQQLKALTRQGEIQEKVLSQLVKDGLTKTLDRSSPQDEAEQRRPGMTTGRDKDPEDWVARLAGLLQEETQKKSQPIRPQGLTNASQTRVQGQMWTVEDKSRQDFLSLRYDTQKGARELGQRLDSAAKHWLRPDLRTAAQVEQCVAMEQFLSLLPKEAGAWVQKQQPRDMEEAISMAEQRLRSGVFTVSSPAPTQTDTAQSSTEVHEQGSVKMQSTSDQPDALTKSFLNQLETVKLEAVHFSLEIPDVGMTSYQEEQDEHKRVPEEGSIFVCKQEVEDPDWHQESAPPEPIQMSVRTTEHESMSVDTPYIFLPRNNPLSSTMYTHPTPTVSSQIPSPQSPPPLAPDAYHPHVQDSPVIDGLRSNASSDETELTARCTRLISEDGQLTWRTLSGVPSPSFHTRQPSPSPSHQCPDCGCCFAQQRNLEEHRNIHTGARPFVCGVCGKAFCHRRTLNKHTRIHSWERPFQCTDCGQTFKLKDTMKRHQVSHSKTGPGVRHLSHSR